CCTGAGCAACAGTCTTGCCTAGCTTCTCTGCAATCTCTTGCAGCACTTGATTCTCCATAACAAGATTGCTGCCCCAATTGGCACCTTTTGCTCCCAGAGGAGAAAAAGCTGTCACAATGACATTGTGGGTCTTGCAAAATTCTATAAGCTTCTTCTGCTGCCACACTGGGCTCAACTCCACCTGCACAAAAGATGTAAATTTCTTCATCTTCAATATATCATCTATTGCTAATGAAACTGAATCTCTCTTTCACATGGATTACTGAAGACTCACTTGATTTACTGAAGGAGGAATGGTTGCCGAGGCAAATATCGTTTCAAGCTTCTTGCACGAGAAGTTGCTGACTCCAATGGACTTTGTGAGGCCAAGCCTCTGGCACTCTTCCATGGCTGCCCACACAGACTTGTAGTCCATTGCTTGAAGCTCCTCCTTAGGCATTGGATATTCATATCTTCCTGGCTTTGAACTGATAGGCCAGTGAATGAGATAGAGATCCACGTACTCCATTTGAAGATTCCTGCAATaccaattgattttttttttcgcaACCGTTTATAGTTTTGGCTGATAAAATGGGATTTTAGGTAGAGATGTATAATTACCTGAGAGAATTTTGAAGAGCAGGGACAACAAGATCACTATGTGCATCGCTGCACCAGAGCTTCGAAGTGATGAACAGTTCCTGTCGAGAATCTATGAGGCCAAGTTTAAGTGCTTCAACAACAGCTTCCCCAAGAACATTCTCTGAACCGTACATGGCAGCGGTGTCAAAATGCCTGTATCCAAGGCTGATGGCATCTAAGATCGCAACTTTCATGGCGGATTCAATAAATGGGTCGGCAGCTGTGCCCAATCCCATCACTGGCATGTCCCCATTTCCAGATGATGATCTCAGTTTCACTTCAGGGATCTTCGCCGCCTGAGTCTCCATTTGGTAAACCGGTTCTAAAGTCGAAATACAGAGAAAATAACAAGGCAGTGATGCTTTAAAA
This genomic interval from Manihot esculenta cultivar AM560-2 chromosome 12, M.esculenta_v8, whole genome shotgun sequence contains the following:
- the LOC110628221 gene encoding non-functional NADPH-dependent codeinone reductase 2, producing METQAAKIPEVKLRSSSGNGDMPVMGLGTAADPFIESAMKVAILDAISLGYRHFDTAAMYGSENVLGEAVVEALKLGLIDSRQELFITSKLWCSDAHSDLVVPALQNSLRNLQMEYVDLYLIHWPISSKPGRYEYPMPKEELQAMDYKSVWAAMEECQRLGLTKSIGVSNFSCKKLETIFASATIPPSVNQVELSPVWQQKKLIEFCKTHNVIVTAFSPLGAKGANWGSNLVMENQVLQEIAEKLGKTVAQVALRWIIEQGATLVVKSYKKERLKENMEIFDWTLSKEDMEKISEIPQQKIMLKEEFVSPDGPFKSVEELWDGEL